In the genome of Drosophila pseudoobscura strain MV-25-SWS-2005 chromosome 3, UCI_Dpse_MV25, whole genome shotgun sequence, one region contains:
- the LOC4804484 gene encoding uncharacterized protein isoform X1 — translation MRKMFAFIGVLCLLQSAILVHAQLITLRDGKVGVNFAGYHADAGLGGLLTGNSAHGGLSASAGTPWGSRAAAGLGGNLDGRTDGFGYAAAQANPSVGASALLGGSAGEHGYIGAEAHSPGKTVISSKQHTVHQAPVAVSPTSGPDAPPALPTVSNNVQRVKPPKKYSLIRQDTDRSEIIENHVVAAAGPIVPATHNPPPTGPATSVIIVKRPRHRVKRPRQRQRTVYVMQQQQLQQSDSPAGDTQEVHERKPEAEQEKSPVKTDVKTVQTHKYSKTVQRPQTVENRFLAPQSSPVGLALDIPIGILRSLQQSLGNLVGGGAQPNAGVAPVQG, via the exons ATGCGCAAAATGTTCGCCTTTATCGGAGTGCTTTGTCTGCTGCAATCGGCCATCTTGGTGCACGCACAG CTGATTACGCTGCGCGATGGCAAGGTGGGCGTTAACTTTGCCGGCTACCACGCCGATGCTGGACTGGGCGGCCTCCTCACTGGCAACTCCGCCCACGGCGGCCTCAGCGCCTCGGCCGGCACCCCCTGGGGCTCACGAGCCGCCGCTGGTCTAGGCGGTAACCTTGACG GACGCACTGATGGCTTTGGATATGCCGCTGCCCAGGCTAATCCTTCAGTGGGCGCCAGTGCCCTGCTGGGAGGCAGCGCTGGCGAACACGGCTATATTGGCGCTGAGGCACACAGTCCCGGCAAGACGGTCATCTCCTCCAAACAGCACACGGTCCATCAGGCGCCAGTGGCCGTCTCGCCCACTTCTGGTCCAGATGCACCTCCGGCTCTGCCCACCGTCAGCAATAATGTCCAGAGGGTTAAGCCCCCAAAGAAGTATTCGTTGATCAGGCAAGAT ACGGACCGCAGCGAAATCATTGAGAATCATGTTGTGGCAGCCGCAGGGCCCATCGTGCCCGCCACACACAATCCGCCTCCAACTGGGCCTGCCACATCGGTGATAATTGTGAAACGGCCACGCCACCGCGTCAAGCGCCCACGTCAGCGGCAACGCACCGTATAcgtgatgcagcagcagcagctgcaacaaagcGATTCTCCTGCAGGCGACACCCAGGAAGTGCACGAGCGGAAACCAGAGGCGGAACAGGAGAAG TCACCAGTGAAGACCGATGTGAAGACCGTGCAGACCCACAAGTACTCGAAGACCGTCCAGAGGCCGCAGACAGTGGAGAATCGCTTCCTGGCACCCCAATCCTCACCCGTTGGTTTGGCCCTTGAC ATTCCCATTGGCATCCTGCGCTCCTTGCAGCAATCTCTGGGCAACCTGGTTGGCGGCGGTGCGCAACCCAACGCAGGGGTGGCGCCTGTTCAGGGCTAA
- the LOC4804484 gene encoding uncharacterized protein isoform X2 produces the protein MRKMFAFIGVLCLLQSAILVHAQLITLRDGKVGVNFAGYHADAGLGGLLTGNSAHGGLSASAGTPWGSRAAAGLGGNLDGRTDGFGYAAAQANPSVGASALLGGSAGEHGYIGAEAHSPGKTVISSKQHTVHQAPVAVSPTSGPDAPPALPTVSNNVQRVKPPKKYSLIRQDSPVKTDVKTVQTHKYSKTVQRPQTVENRFLAPQSSPVGLALDIPIGILRSLQQSLGNLVGGGAQPNAGVAPVQG, from the exons ATGCGCAAAATGTTCGCCTTTATCGGAGTGCTTTGTCTGCTGCAATCGGCCATCTTGGTGCACGCACAG CTGATTACGCTGCGCGATGGCAAGGTGGGCGTTAACTTTGCCGGCTACCACGCCGATGCTGGACTGGGCGGCCTCCTCACTGGCAACTCCGCCCACGGCGGCCTCAGCGCCTCGGCCGGCACCCCCTGGGGCTCACGAGCCGCCGCTGGTCTAGGCGGTAACCTTGACG GACGCACTGATGGCTTTGGATATGCCGCTGCCCAGGCTAATCCTTCAGTGGGCGCCAGTGCCCTGCTGGGAGGCAGCGCTGGCGAACACGGCTATATTGGCGCTGAGGCACACAGTCCCGGCAAGACGGTCATCTCCTCCAAACAGCACACGGTCCATCAGGCGCCAGTGGCCGTCTCGCCCACTTCTGGTCCAGATGCACCTCCGGCTCTGCCCACCGTCAGCAATAATGTCCAGAGGGTTAAGCCCCCAAAGAAGTATTCGTTGATCAGGCAAGAT TCACCAGTGAAGACCGATGTGAAGACCGTGCAGACCCACAAGTACTCGAAGACCGTCCAGAGGCCGCAGACAGTGGAGAATCGCTTCCTGGCACCCCAATCCTCACCCGTTGGTTTGGCCCTTGAC ATTCCCATTGGCATCCTGCGCTCCTTGCAGCAATCTCTGGGCAACCTGGTTGGCGGCGGTGCGCAACCCAACGCAGGGGTGGCGCCTGTTCAGGGCTAA
- the LOC4804485 gene encoding uncharacterized protein, whose translation MLTNAREWELKSSQLLLLLLLLLGGQVPLGGGASVTWGHVNKYASLLYTEDVYLTPETPGRDVVYGSQNASDSYRITALHVEDLSSSPPADANGTDGAESLVTAGGIGEQFVVLHCQRGQLLLGEESAHLQVSVYGLEL comes from the exons ATGTTGACAAATGCTAGGGAATGGGAATTGAAGAGCAgtcaactgttgctgctgctgctgttgcttctgggGGGGCAAGTGCCGCTCGGTGGTGGCGCCTCAGTCACCTGGGGACATGTCAACAAATATGCCAGCCTGCTGTACACCGAAGACGTGTACCTAACGCCCGAGACCCCAGGCAGAGATGTGGTCTACGGCTCGCAG AATGCCTCTGATAGCTACAGGATTACGGCTCTGCATGTGGAGGAcctcagcagcagcccacCAGCAGATGCCAACGGGACTGATGGGGCCGAGTCTCTGGTAACAGCGGGTGGCATTGGTGAACAGTTTGTCGTCCTGCACTGCCAACGGGGCCAACTATTGCTCGGGGAGGAATCGGCACATCTACAAGTGTCCGTCTATGGGCTGGAGCTGTGA
- the LOC4804486 gene encoding focadhesin: protein MDEFSSIKPNSSVVKLAACLEKVYNKIVESREKQVAEHQIKEIDFLKTQCKHEHMQLSLMSCQTLVRLVDEGVLDANNVQNTLLSMLGNAGPMHFSIITESIVGLQLLNLKRKTSLLKEQETYQCSYGLKTQQHPLISLLQHSSVNMNDVSNKIIGICQHHDKSIRNHSIEYLRPVFLYVLCTPQTLHDVKPIWTCLLGLSKSQPEARALMQELLSWSKFNNASTCLSTSILVIEAIDYFLQQSDHAQSIDLCIYQACLIKQLANYGIDPRPSLLCLLRVLHATREHTRDHYHVLLVLLAEVLHVLSPFYLADLLRIIVFVVVQERCGHEYILNMCLDGIIQWMSQTAFIHAEGLALANQIVQRVLDLQQSDEGERISTKQLKPAHMRNYHPDIAIAFDLANLVESFDASENQDVFAFVDALNVKSNTVFCQRLHLFLRALFLSRQPPVDCWFKIYEVILQTIKVNEGIAYDFLMTYIFKLAHENNPELQLELLRGLPHFAVSKDNVPMILNTIRNLSTENGTFCVDLYLRLWRVESRTYPFLLKQVAQPLPEGDQRWELQVARTHAMREICQEKPTLHGSELLPHLSNTLNSCTDESGDLATSLALDALYALCDSHTVNIASTWHALGSKFRGEQRPQTLRSLYHFFGLVPLLQTPTLEYEKVADDALEQLWQAISRPGTDAAQVRNALAALKSYEPGTTLNLRHIPAQFRFEIVGGAVGGLSGREVVDLQEETVPGEVWVQLLQKIRPECGDAAADLISHHISNEINGFRSGVYRLPEGKPEPRKLVGLFATSPLRAVTNYMVSQARFGDYVSEPYAVTFALRALSKKFPKPIPPIDWSCLTSFFHLSFDARRYCIMIAKNQASSSGTAKRLLENFLVEFEPNCFEEDLLLLFSLLPEIASNVGLQIIKNFAEKVAVYCFKESQINDFVEGCLFEKLLDSVKYIFTGKCDLPEVLDVFTLIVERYMDSMNLDSRLFERYTEVVAVLHPNAIDGLTTPANWWETPIGKLKKATIIRCYLVLYNDKLPNPLKWLTPIIDAYEKRTEERSFFYRHLAATLYAFGSDEHACNWIMEIFLEIQMLLAEASNKEKVNRALYLLDIFVLAVDVLSGCAVLLGSVDVVATDDKQRLKLFPESLQYLCDHIFWKDHESKVYEFLFNLYKHSSIPSDYADVFKEAIICSRNKPYFDHKGVWTKYVGLRK from the exons aTGGATGAGTTCAGCAGCATAAAACCCAACAGCTCGGTGGTCAAGCTGGCCGCCTGCCTGGAGAAGGTCTACAACAAAATCGTCGAGAGCCGGGAGAAGCAGGTGGCCGAACATCAAATCAAGGAAATTGACTTTCTCAAGACACAATGCAAGCACGAGCACATGCAGCTCAGTCTAATGAGCTGTCAGACCCTGGTGCGCCTGGTCGACGAGGGTGTGCTGGATGCCAACAATGTGCAGAACACACTCCTCTCCATGCTGGGCAATGCAGG TCCGATGCACTTTTCCATCATCACGGAGAGCATAGTGGGCCTTCAGCTGCTCAATCTGAAGCGGAAGACATCGCTGCTGAAGGAGCAGGAGACGTATCAGTGCTCGTATGGCCTGAAGACGCAACAGCATCCACTGATATCTCTGCTGCAGCACTCCAGCGTCAACATGAATGATGTGAGCAACAAGATCATCGGCATCTGCCAGCACCATGACAAGAG CATACGCAATCATAGCATTGAGTATTTGCGTCCCGTGTTCCTCTATGTGCTGTGCACTCCTCAAACGCTGCACGATGTCAAGCCGATCTGGACTTGCCTGCTCGGCCTGAGTAAGAGCCAGCCTGAGGCCAGAGCCCTGATGCAGGAGCTGTTGTCGTGGAGCAAGTTCAACAATGCCAGCACCTGTCTATCCACCAGCATCCTGGTGATCGAGGCCATCGATTACTTCCTGCAGCAGTCAGATCATGCCCAGTCCATCGATCTGTGCATCTACCAGGCTTGCCTGATCAAACAGCTGGCCAACTACGGCATTGATCCTCGTCCCAGTCTGCTGTGCTTGCTTCGCGTATTGCATGCGACTCGGGAGCATACGCGGGACCACTACCATGTGCTCTTGGTTCTGCTGGCGGAAGTGCTGCACGTCTTGTCCCCCTTCTACTTGGCCGACTTGCTGCGGATCATTGTCTTCGTGGTCGTGCAGGAGCGCTGTGGCCATGAATACATTCTGAACATGTGTCTGGATGGCATCATTCAGTGGATGTCTCAGACTGCATTCATACACGCCGAggggctggctctggctaaCCAGATAGTGCAGCGTGTGCTCGACCTCCAACAGTCGGATGAGGGCGAGCGGATATCCACCAAGCAACTGAAGCCGGCCCACATGCGCAACTATCATCCGGACATAGCGATTGCATTTGATCTGGCCAATCTTGTGGAGTCGTTCGATGCCTCCGAGAATCAGGATGTTTTCGCCTTTGTCGACGCCCTGAATGTCAAGTCAAACACGGTCTTCTGCCAGCGCCTCCATCTCTTCTTGCGCGCCCTCTTTCTGTCCCGACAACCGCCCGTTGACTGCTGGTTCAAGATCTACGAGGTGATTTTGCAGACCATTAAGGTAAACGAGGGCATCGCCTACGACTTCCTCATGACCTACATCTTCAAGCTGGCCCACGAGAACAATCCTGAGCTGCAACTGGAGTTGCTTCGAGGTCTGCCCCATTTTGCCGTATCCAAG GACAACGTGCCCATGATTCTGAACACCATTCGAAATCTGTCCACCGAGAATGGTACCTTCTGTGTGGACCTGTATCTGCGACTGTGGCGCGTGGAGTCGCGCACTTATCCCTTCCTGCTGAAGCAAGTGGCTCAACCGCTGCCGGAGGGCGATCAGCGCTGGGAGCTTCAAGTAGCCCGAACACATGCTATGCGGGAAATCTGCCAGGAAAA GCCAACTTTGCATGGCTCGGAGCTGCTACCTCACCTTAGCAATACGTTAAACAGCTGCACCGATGAATCTGGGGATCTGGCTACATCTCTGGCGTTGGATGCTCTTTATGCATTGTGTGACAGCCACACTGTCAATATTGCTTCCACCTGGCACGCTCTGGGCAGCAAGTTTCGCGGCGAACAGCGTCCACAGACCCTTAGGTCTCTGTACCATTTCTTTGGCTTGGTTCCGCTGCTGCAGACACCCACACTGGAGTACGAGAAAGTTGCGGATGATGCCCTAGAGCAGCTGTGGCAGGCCATCAGTCGACCGGGAACAGATGCGGCACAGGTTCGCAATGCTCTGGCAGCCCTAAAGAGCTATGAGCCAGGAACAACGCTCAATCTGCGGCATATTCCGGCTCAGTTTCGTTTTGAGATTGTCGGTGGAGCAGTGGGAGGACTTAGTGGTCGAGAGGTGGTAGATCTGCAGGAAGAGACCGTGCCCGGCGAGGTATGGGTACAGCTACTACAGAAGATTCGCCCGGAATGTGGAGATGCAGCAGCTGATCTGATTTCCCATCACATTAGCAACGAAATAAACGGCTTTCGGAGTGGAGTCTACCGCCTGCCCGAGGGCAAGCCGGAGCCACGCAAGCTGGTGGGTTTGTTCGCGACCAGTCCGCTCCGTGCAGTAACCAACTACATGGTGAGCCAGGCCCGCTTCGGAGACTACGTGTCAGAGCCCTATGCAGTGACCTTTGCCCTCAGGGCGCTGTCCAAGAAATTTCCCAAGCCGATACCACCGATCGATTGGAGCTGCCTGACGAGCTTCTTTCACTTATCCTTCGATGCGAGGAGATACTGCATCATGATAGCCAAGAATCAGGCGTCGAGCTCAGGCACAGCGAAGCGTTTGCTAGAGAACTTCCTGGTAGAATTCGAGCCTAATTGCTTCGAGGAGgatctgctgttgctcttctcACTGCTACCGGAGATCGCCAGCAACGTGGGCCTTCAGATCATAAAGAACTTTGCCGAGAAAGTGGCTGTCTATTGCTTCAAAGAGTCACAGATAAACGACTTTGTCGAGG GATGCCTTTTTGAAAAGTTGTTGGACAGCGTCAAGTACATTTTTACGGGAAAGTGCGACCTACCCGAAGTGTTGGATGTTTTCACACTGATTGTAGAGCGCTACATGGACTCGATGAATCTGGACTCGAGGCTGTTTGAGCGCTACACAGAGGTGGTGGCCGTTTTGCATCCGAATGCCATCGACGGGCTGACCACGCCCGCCAATTGGTGGGAGACGCCCATAGGCAAGCTAAAAAAGGCCACCATCATCCGATGCTATCTGGTGCTGTATAACGACAAGTTGCCCAACCCACTCAAGTGGCTGACGCCCATTATTGATGCCTACGAGAAGCGCACGGAGGAGCGCTCCTTCTTCTATCGCCACTTGGCTGCCACTCTGTATGCCTTTGGAAGCGATGAGCATGCCTGCAACTGGATCATGGAAATATTCCTGGAGATCCAGATGCTGCTGGCCGAGGCCTCCAACAAGGAGAAGGTTAACAGGGCACTCTATCTGCTGGACATCTTTGTTCTGGCCGTGGATGTGCTCTCCGGCTGTGCCGTGCTGCTGGGCAGTGTCGATGTGGTGGCCACAGACGATAAGCAGCGGCTCAAGCTCTTTCCCGAGAGCTTGCAGTATCTGTGCGACCACATATTCTGGAAGGACCATGAATCAAAG GTCTATGAATTCCTATTTAATCTATACAAGCACAGCTCCATTCCGTCGGACTATGCAGACGTATTCAAGGAGGCAATCATTTGTTCCCGGAACAAACCATACTTCGACCACAAAGGTGTCTGGACCAAATACGTAGGCCTGCGTAAATGA
- the Mtmr6 gene encoding myotubularin-related protein 6 isoform X2 — protein sequence MDDIKLAKVESVRMIDRYNTKNPTVGTLYLTATHLIFVEPESNKETWILHMHVASIEKLPLSTTGSPLLIRCKTFLSVTFVIPKDSECHDVYTSLLKLFQPVSINKLYCFNYQPAKDDYPKSAGWDFFNLEAEFKHLLVPNDNWTLCSMNEKYELCDTYPRQIYVPKEATTLMLISSSRFRSKGRLPALTYLHNNKASICRCSQPLSGFSARCLEDEQMLEAIRKTNTNTDYMYVVDTRPRINAMANRAAGKGYENEAFYENIKFHFLGIENIHVQRASLQKVLEACEQKSPTMSAFLNALESSGWLKHIRSILDTSSFIANAVDKGVSVVVHCSDGWDRTAQVCSLAQLMLNPYYRTIKGFQALIEKDWLAFGHKFSERCGHIQTDAKEVSPIFTQFLDCTWQLMSQRSEAFEFNERFLLILHDHVHSCQFGTFVGNCEKDRLDLKLSERTFSLWGFMANHLNEYINPLYRPNVDEAIKANLAPQCIKFWRGMYCRFESGIHPREPLGDLLLDSKEHTNSLEDHVQHLTKRIASFKSYISKSAKKLQDATSTNTKVTKEVAVPNEINDNKYNYDKKLSELSAADDDHPLKANNMSFANLSLNAEQTSPPQDLPDEISSVAIDWKPMRNVTACSCSTPFDQFSKKTHCWRCGDIFCERCIDKNVSLPGHDSGKLVPVCRGCFRQMQKSTP from the exons ATGGACGATATCAAGCTGGCGAAG GTGGAGAGTGTGCGGATGATAGATCGCTACAATACCAAAAATCCCACTGTCGGTACCCTCTATCTGACGGCCACCCATTTGATATTCGTCGAGCCCGAGAGCAACAAGGAGACCTGG ATTCTGCACATGCACGTGGCCAGCATAGAGAAGCTGCCGCTGAGCACAACCGGATCGCCGCTCCTCATACGCTGCAAGACATTCCTGTCGGTCACATTCGTGATTCCTAAGGACTCCGAGTGCCACGACGTCTACACATCACTGCTGAAGCTTTTCCAGCCAG TATCCATCAACAAATTGTATTGCTTCAACTATCAGCCGGCCAAGGATGACTACCCCAAGAGCGCTGGCTGGGACTTCTTCAACCTGGAGGCCGAGTTCAAGCACCTACTGGTGCCCAACGACAATTGGACCCTGTGCTCGATGAACGAGAAGTACGAGCTCTGCGACACCTATCCGCGTCAGATCTACGTGCCCAAGGAGGCCACCACTCTGATGCTCATCAGTAGTTCGCGCTTCCGCTCCAAGGGACGGCTGCCGGCGCTCACCTATCTGCACAACAACAAG GCCTCCATTTGCCGCTGCAGCCAGCCGCTGTCTGGCTTCAGTGCCCGCTGTTTGGAAGATGAACAAATGCTGGAGGCCATACGGAAGACAAACACTAACACTGACTACATGTATGTGGTGGATACGCGGCCGCGT ATCAATGCGATGGCGAATCGAGCTGCCGGCAAGGGATACGAGAACGAGGCCTTCTATGAGAACATTAAGTTCCATTTTCTGGGCATCGAAAACATACACGTACAGCGCGCCAGCTTGCAGAAGGTGCTGGAGGCCTGCGAACAGAAGTCTCCCACCATGAGCGCGTTCCTGAATGCCCTCGAGTCTTCTGGCTGGCTGAAGCACATTCGCTCCATATTGGACACGTCGAG CTTCATTGCAAATGCCGTGGACAAGGGCGTCTCTGTGGTTGTCCACTGCTCCGATGGCTGGGACCGCACCGCTCAGGTGTGCTCGCTGGCGCAGCTGATGCTGAATCCCTACTACCGCACAATCAAGGGCTTCCAGGCGTTGATCGAGAAGGATTGGCTGGCCTTCGGGCACAAGTTCAGCGAGCGTTGTGGCCACATTCAGACGGATGCAAAGGAGGTCTCGCCTATTTTCACGCAATTCCTGGACTGCACCTGGCAGCTGATGTCGCAGCGAAGCGAAGCCTTCGAGTTCAACGAGCGCTTCCTTCTCATCCTGCACGACCATGTGCACTCCTGCCAGTTCGGCACCTTTGTGGGCAACTGCGAGAAGGATCGACTGGACCTGAAGCTCTCCGAGCGCACATTCTCATTGTGGGGCTTCATGGCCAACCACCTGAACGAGTATATCAATCCGCTATACAGGCCCAATGTGGATGAGGCAATCAAGGCCAATCTGGCGCCGCAGTGCATCAA ATTCTGGCGGGGAATGTACTGCCGGTTTGAGAGCGGCATTCATCCGCGAGAACCGCTGGGCGATCTGCTGCTCGACAGCAAGGAGCACACCAACTCTCTGGAGGATCATGTGCAGCATCTTACCAAGCGCATAGCAAGCTTCAAGAGCTACATCTCCAAGTCGGCCAAGAAACTACAGGATGccaccagcaccaacaccaagGTCACCAAAGAGGTGGCTGTTCCCAACGAGATCAATGACAACAA ATACAACTACGACAAGAAGCTGAGCGAACTGTCCGCTGCTGATGACGACCACCCGCTAAAGGCAAACAACATGTCGTTTGCCAATCTCTCGCTGAACGCAGAGCAGACGAGCCCGCCGCAAGACCTGCCCGACGAGATCAGCTCAGTGGCCATTGATTGGAAGCCCATGCGCAATGTTACCGCCTGTTCCTGCTCCACGCCTTTCGATCAGTTTAGCAAAAAG ACACATTGTTGGCGCTGCGGTGACATCTTCTGCGAGCGCTGCATCGACAAAAATGTGTCCCTGCCAGGACACGACAGCGGCAAGCTGGTTCCCGTGTGCCGAGGCTGCTTCCGGCAAATGCAGAAGAGCACCCCGTAG
- the Mtmr6 gene encoding myotubularin-related protein 6 isoform X1 gives MDFTRFMNKFNEIERQLSPTSALRLSFDNISPETEEPPDGNKRLWGVPVPPFVSDKVVSWIEEEFNEAPVFYNGNCVLKKVESVRMIDRYNTKNPTVGTLYLTATHLIFVEPESNKETWILHMHVASIEKLPLSTTGSPLLIRCKTFLSVTFVIPKDSECHDVYTSLLKLFQPVSINKLYCFNYQPAKDDYPKSAGWDFFNLEAEFKHLLVPNDNWTLCSMNEKYELCDTYPRQIYVPKEATTLMLISSSRFRSKGRLPALTYLHNNKASICRCSQPLSGFSARCLEDEQMLEAIRKTNTNTDYMYVVDTRPRINAMANRAAGKGYENEAFYENIKFHFLGIENIHVQRASLQKVLEACEQKSPTMSAFLNALESSGWLKHIRSILDTSSFIANAVDKGVSVVVHCSDGWDRTAQVCSLAQLMLNPYYRTIKGFQALIEKDWLAFGHKFSERCGHIQTDAKEVSPIFTQFLDCTWQLMSQRSEAFEFNERFLLILHDHVHSCQFGTFVGNCEKDRLDLKLSERTFSLWGFMANHLNEYINPLYRPNVDEAIKANLAPQCIKFWRGMYCRFESGIHPREPLGDLLLDSKEHTNSLEDHVQHLTKRIASFKSYISKSAKKLQDATSTNTKVTKEVAVPNEINDNKYNYDKKLSELSAADDDHPLKANNMSFANLSLNAEQTSPPQDLPDEISSVAIDWKPMRNVTACSCSTPFDQFSKKTHCWRCGDIFCERCIDKNVSLPGHDSGKLVPVCRGCFRQMQKSTP, from the exons ATGGACTTTACTAGATTCATGAATAAATTCAACGAAATCGAACGCCAACTATCCCCCACATCGGCCCTGCGTCTGAGCTTCGACAACATATCGCCGGAGACGGAGGAGCCGCCCGATGGCAACAAGAGGCTATGGGGCGTCCCCGTGCCACCCTTTGTCTCCGACAAAGTAGTCTCCTGGATCGAGGAGGAGTTTAACGAGGCGCCCGTCTTCTACAACGGCAACTGTGTGCTCAAGAAG GTGGAGAGTGTGCGGATGATAGATCGCTACAATACCAAAAATCCCACTGTCGGTACCCTCTATCTGACGGCCACCCATTTGATATTCGTCGAGCCCGAGAGCAACAAGGAGACCTGG ATTCTGCACATGCACGTGGCCAGCATAGAGAAGCTGCCGCTGAGCACAACCGGATCGCCGCTCCTCATACGCTGCAAGACATTCCTGTCGGTCACATTCGTGATTCCTAAGGACTCCGAGTGCCACGACGTCTACACATCACTGCTGAAGCTTTTCCAGCCAG TATCCATCAACAAATTGTATTGCTTCAACTATCAGCCGGCCAAGGATGACTACCCCAAGAGCGCTGGCTGGGACTTCTTCAACCTGGAGGCCGAGTTCAAGCACCTACTGGTGCCCAACGACAATTGGACCCTGTGCTCGATGAACGAGAAGTACGAGCTCTGCGACACCTATCCGCGTCAGATCTACGTGCCCAAGGAGGCCACCACTCTGATGCTCATCAGTAGTTCGCGCTTCCGCTCCAAGGGACGGCTGCCGGCGCTCACCTATCTGCACAACAACAAG GCCTCCATTTGCCGCTGCAGCCAGCCGCTGTCTGGCTTCAGTGCCCGCTGTTTGGAAGATGAACAAATGCTGGAGGCCATACGGAAGACAAACACTAACACTGACTACATGTATGTGGTGGATACGCGGCCGCGT ATCAATGCGATGGCGAATCGAGCTGCCGGCAAGGGATACGAGAACGAGGCCTTCTATGAGAACATTAAGTTCCATTTTCTGGGCATCGAAAACATACACGTACAGCGCGCCAGCTTGCAGAAGGTGCTGGAGGCCTGCGAACAGAAGTCTCCCACCATGAGCGCGTTCCTGAATGCCCTCGAGTCTTCTGGCTGGCTGAAGCACATTCGCTCCATATTGGACACGTCGAG CTTCATTGCAAATGCCGTGGACAAGGGCGTCTCTGTGGTTGTCCACTGCTCCGATGGCTGGGACCGCACCGCTCAGGTGTGCTCGCTGGCGCAGCTGATGCTGAATCCCTACTACCGCACAATCAAGGGCTTCCAGGCGTTGATCGAGAAGGATTGGCTGGCCTTCGGGCACAAGTTCAGCGAGCGTTGTGGCCACATTCAGACGGATGCAAAGGAGGTCTCGCCTATTTTCACGCAATTCCTGGACTGCACCTGGCAGCTGATGTCGCAGCGAAGCGAAGCCTTCGAGTTCAACGAGCGCTTCCTTCTCATCCTGCACGACCATGTGCACTCCTGCCAGTTCGGCACCTTTGTGGGCAACTGCGAGAAGGATCGACTGGACCTGAAGCTCTCCGAGCGCACATTCTCATTGTGGGGCTTCATGGCCAACCACCTGAACGAGTATATCAATCCGCTATACAGGCCCAATGTGGATGAGGCAATCAAGGCCAATCTGGCGCCGCAGTGCATCAA ATTCTGGCGGGGAATGTACTGCCGGTTTGAGAGCGGCATTCATCCGCGAGAACCGCTGGGCGATCTGCTGCTCGACAGCAAGGAGCACACCAACTCTCTGGAGGATCATGTGCAGCATCTTACCAAGCGCATAGCAAGCTTCAAGAGCTACATCTCCAAGTCGGCCAAGAAACTACAGGATGccaccagcaccaacaccaagGTCACCAAAGAGGTGGCTGTTCCCAACGAGATCAATGACAACAA ATACAACTACGACAAGAAGCTGAGCGAACTGTCCGCTGCTGATGACGACCACCCGCTAAAGGCAAACAACATGTCGTTTGCCAATCTCTCGCTGAACGCAGAGCAGACGAGCCCGCCGCAAGACCTGCCCGACGAGATCAGCTCAGTGGCCATTGATTGGAAGCCCATGCGCAATGTTACCGCCTGTTCCTGCTCCACGCCTTTCGATCAGTTTAGCAAAAAG ACACATTGTTGGCGCTGCGGTGACATCTTCTGCGAGCGCTGCATCGACAAAAATGTGTCCCTGCCAGGACACGACAGCGGCAAGCTGGTTCCCGTGTGCCGAGGCTGCTTCCGGCAAATGCAGAAGAGCACCCCGTAG